A region of Streptomyces sp. NBC_01788 DNA encodes the following proteins:
- a CDS encoding phosphatidate cytidylyltransferase — translation MDDTSWGAPRQAGYWGPADGPSAHQGGPVPGAVPAGAAYDAHDAQRTRPMPVVPDAPAHGGNQDDDRGAAQPGGASFRDDTPQQPHQAPQPWPHDTPQTPSFHRTASQNPEPMPDAPQPAPAPQKKNAGRDLGAAIGVGLGLGVVIVVSLFVVKAVFVGVIAIAVVVGLWELTSRLQERKGIRAPLVPLAVGGAAMVVAGYARGAEGAWVAMALTALAVLVWRMTEPPEGYLKDVTAGVFAAFYVPFLATFVAMMLTADDGPRRVLTFLLLTVVSDTGAYAVGWRFGRHKLAPRISPGKTREGLFGAVAFAMVAGALCMQFLIDNGAWWQGLLLGLAVAATATLGDLGESMIKRDLGIKDMGALLPGHGGIMDRLDSLLPTAPVAWLLLVLFVGSA, via the coding sequence ATGGACGACACTTCCTGGGGAGCGCCGCGGCAGGCCGGGTACTGGGGGCCCGCGGACGGGCCATCCGCCCATCAGGGGGGACCCGTCCCGGGGGCCGTTCCGGCGGGTGCCGCGTACGATGCGCATGACGCCCAGCGGACCCGCCCCATGCCCGTCGTGCCCGACGCGCCCGCTCACGGCGGAAACCAGGATGACGACCGGGGTGCCGCCCAGCCGGGCGGCGCCTCGTTCCGCGACGACACGCCGCAGCAGCCGCACCAAGCGCCGCAGCCGTGGCCCCACGACACGCCGCAGACACCGTCCTTCCACAGGACGGCGTCGCAGAATCCGGAGCCCATGCCCGACGCCCCGCAGCCGGCGCCCGCGCCGCAGAAGAAGAACGCGGGCCGCGACCTGGGCGCCGCCATAGGCGTCGGCCTCGGACTCGGCGTGGTGATCGTCGTGTCGCTGTTCGTCGTCAAGGCCGTCTTCGTGGGCGTCATCGCGATCGCGGTCGTGGTCGGCCTGTGGGAGCTCACCAGCCGGCTCCAGGAGCGCAAGGGCATCAGGGCGCCGCTCGTTCCGCTGGCGGTCGGCGGCGCGGCCATGGTGGTCGCCGGGTACGCCCGGGGTGCCGAGGGCGCCTGGGTGGCGATGGCACTGACGGCGCTCGCGGTCCTGGTCTGGCGCATGACGGAACCACCGGAGGGTTACCTCAAGGACGTCACGGCCGGCGTCTTCGCGGCGTTCTACGTGCCGTTCCTGGCCACGTTCGTCGCGATGATGCTGACCGCGGACGACGGTCCGCGCCGCGTGCTGACCTTCCTGCTGCTCACGGTCGTCAGCGACACGGGCGCGTACGCCGTCGGCTGGCGTTTCGGCCGGCACAAGCTCGCTCCGCGCATCAGCCCGGGCAAGACCCGGGAGGGCCTGTTCGGCGCGGTGGCCTTCGCGATGGTGGCCGGCGCGCTGTGCATGCAGTTCCTGATCGACAACGGCGCCTGGTGGCAGGGCCTGCTGCTCGGCCTCGCGGTCGCCGCCACCGCCACGCTCGGCGATCTCGGCGAGTCCATGATCAAGCGGGACCTGGGCATCAAGGACATGGGCGCACTGCTTCCCGGCCACGGGGGCATCATGGACCGCCTGGACTCCCTGCTGCCCACCGCACCGGTGGCCTGGCTCCTGCTGGTCCTCTTCGTCGGCTCCGCCTGA
- the frr gene encoding ribosome recycling factor — MIEETLLEAEEKMEKAVVVAKEDFAAIRTGRAHPAMFNKIVADYYGAPTPINQLASFSVPEPRMAVVTPFDKTALRNIEQAIRDSDLGVNPSNDGNIIRVVFPELTEERRRDYIKVAKGKGEDAKVSIRSVRRKAKDAIDKLIKDGEVGEDEGRRAEKELDDTTAKYVAQVDELLKHKEAELLEV, encoded by the coding sequence GTGATCGAAGAGACCCTCCTCGAGGCCGAGGAGAAGATGGAGAAGGCCGTCGTGGTCGCCAAGGAGGACTTCGCCGCGATCCGCACCGGCCGTGCGCACCCGGCGATGTTCAACAAGATCGTGGCCGATTACTACGGCGCGCCGACGCCGATCAACCAGCTGGCCTCGTTCTCCGTGCCGGAGCCGCGCATGGCCGTCGTGACCCCGTTCGACAAGACCGCGCTGCGCAACATCGAGCAGGCGATCCGCGACTCCGACCTGGGCGTCAACCCGAGCAACGACGGCAACATCATTCGCGTGGTGTTCCCCGAGCTCACCGAGGAGCGCCGCCGCGACTACATCAAGGTCGCCAAGGGCAAGGGCGAGGACGCCAAGGTGTCCATCCGCTCCGTGCGCCGCAAGGCCAAGGACGCCATCGACAAGCTGATCAAGGACGGCGAGGTCGGCGAGGACGAGGGCCGTCGTGCGGAGAAGGAGCTCGACGACACCACCGCGAAGTACGTGGCGCAGGTGGACGAGCTGCTGAAGCACAAGGAAGCGGAGCTGCTCGAAGTCTGA
- the pyrH gene encoding UMP kinase, giving the protein MTTKAQKSDDGKVPGRFLLKLSGEAFSGGGGLGVDPDVVHAIAREIAAVVRDGAEIAVVIGGGNFFRGAELQQRGMDRARSDYMGMLGTVMNCLALQDFLEKEGIDSRVQTAITMGQVAEPYIPLRAVRHLEKGRVVIFGAGMGMPYFSTDTTAAQRALEIDAEALLMGKNGVDGVYDSDPKANPDAVKFDSLGYGEVITRDLKIADATAITLCRDNKLPIVVFELLKEGNIARAVKGEKIGTLVGDQGSRD; this is encoded by the coding sequence ATGACCACCAAGGCCCAGAAGAGCGACGACGGCAAAGTACCCGGCCGGTTTCTGCTGAAGCTGTCCGGAGAGGCCTTCTCCGGCGGCGGGGGCCTGGGAGTCGACCCGGACGTGGTGCACGCCATCGCCCGTGAGATCGCGGCGGTCGTACGCGACGGAGCGGAGATCGCGGTCGTCATCGGCGGCGGCAACTTCTTCCGCGGTGCCGAACTCCAGCAGCGCGGCATGGACCGCGCCCGCTCGGACTACATGGGCATGCTCGGCACCGTGATGAACTGCCTCGCCCTGCAGGACTTCCTGGAGAAGGAAGGCATCGACAGCCGGGTCCAGACCGCCATCACCATGGGCCAGGTCGCCGAGCCGTACATCCCGCTGCGCGCCGTGCGCCACCTGGAGAAGGGCCGCGTGGTCATCTTCGGCGCCGGTATGGGCATGCCGTACTTCTCCACCGACACCACCGCCGCCCAGCGCGCCCTGGAGATCGACGCCGAGGCGCTGCTCATGGGCAAGAACGGCGTGGACGGGGTTTACGACTCCGACCCGAAGGCCAACCCGGACGCCGTGAAGTTCGACTCCCTCGGCTACGGCGAGGTCATCACGCGGGACCTGAAGATCGCCGACGCGACGGCGATCACGCTGTGCCGGGACAACAAGCTCCCGATCGTCGTCTTCGAGCTCCTGAAGGAGGGCAATATCGCCCGCGCCGTCAAGGGTGAGAAGATCGGCACGCTTGTGGGTGACCAGGGCAGCCGGGACTGA